One part of the Leptolyngbya sp. FACHB-261 genome encodes these proteins:
- a CDS encoding fasciclin domain-containing protein, producing the protein MRTSCSLKLGRKLSILSSALGLSLFASLPVLAQTTSPSQAPPGINQPSSPSELPPDVVQPVTPTQPGTGTTPGTLTQPGTGTTQPGTGTQPGTLTQPGAGTTQPGTQTRPGTGTTQPGTIIQPGTGTTQPGTGTTQPGTGTTPGMQTRPGTGTTRPGAGTQPGTGTQPGTGTTQPTTPQATNDQTLTQLLLQASSTGSFRTLARIVQEAGLANALQSRGGSYTIFAPTDAAFAALPQGTLERLLQPRNRPLLLRILAYHVVPGQVTSSELRTGAVTSLAGGLAVRVTPQRVLINDGSVVQPDIQASNGVIHAVSRVLIPADIRSRLASLR; encoded by the coding sequence ATGCGAACAAGCTGTTCCCTAAAGTTAGGTCGGAAGTTATCTATCCTCTCTAGTGCCCTTGGCCTGAGCCTCTTCGCTAGCTTGCCCGTACTGGCTCAAACAACCTCCCCTAGCCAAGCTCCTCCTGGCATTAACCAGCCCTCTTCTCCCAGCGAACTGCCCCCTGACGTCGTGCAACCTGTTACTCCGACGCAACCCGGCACTGGCACAACTCCCGGCACGCTGACTCAACCGGGTACTGGCACAACTCAACCCGGCACTGGCACCCAACCGGGCACACTGACCCAGCCGGGGGCTGGCACGACCCAGCCGGGGACGCAAACTCGACCCGGCACTGGCACAACTCAGCCGGGCACAATAATCCAGCCAGGGACTGGCACAACTCAACCCGGCACAGGCACAACTCAACCCGGCACTGGTACGACCCCAGGTATGCAGACCCGACCGGGCACTGGCACAACCCGACCGGGCGCTGGCACTCAACCGGGTACTGGTACTCAACCAGGTACTGGCACGACTCAACCCACAACCCCTCAAGCAACTAACGACCAAACCCTCACCCAACTGCTACTACAAGCGTCTAGTACTGGTTCTTTCCGAACCCTAGCGCGCATTGTGCAGGAAGCTGGCTTGGCCAACGCTCTTCAGTCTCGCGGAGGGAGCTATACGATTTTTGCTCCTACCGACGCAGCATTCGCCGCCTTACCCCAAGGCACCCTCGAACGCCTGCTACAGCCCCGGAACCGACCACTGCTACTACGGATTCTGGCCTACCACGTAGTCCCCGGTCAGGTCACCTCTAGCGAACTGAGAACTGGAGCTGTAACAAGTTTGGCCGGTGGACTGGCGGTTCGAGTCACGCCACAACGGGTTCTGATCAACGATGGCAGTGTCGTTCAGCCAGATATTCAGGCTTCCAATGGCGTCATCCACGCAGTTAGTCGCGTCCTGATCCCTGCCGATATCCGCTCGCGTCTAGCCTCTCTCCGTTAA